In Melitaea cinxia chromosome Z, ilMelCinx1.1, whole genome shotgun sequence, a single window of DNA contains:
- the LOC123668564 gene encoding uncharacterized protein LOC123668564: MPDSRVKPVSASESSASDEALKLELYLQRQLEEDIARIFDESIYSDLEVVCGKLKILTHTCILKARTNKFYQKLEAFLHVNIGKEAFDEIYSFISDAYTECDITTQEKEILIFLKRNIFTKYNFIDSHKSKEEIEDLDVFLTPNCTTPYTEKKFQQISSLSPSTDLTKEYYALVHIEGNLLEQELIEQDALSNAFQTIIKSQDRDNKKVPQRNKPTTLSLISSHSPKILKHSNDCDINNTTYEPFVVNNCEYSGKKPIYNQNLKVSETLKNTLPNEPSIEKNTDPAYSPDSLITDDPSSSSDYLSAAYAYSPAVGSSGCLTQLNAGDDSIKMENIFTSSDSGLENTGLLESLNNHKDVTLTDVSLSESARHDLTIEEGSSPEVDTNQIQRIPIVHTIPLSICTTPQGIEYIDLKKNADTKSNDVACSKSSKEQKQRQNEEIVILESSSVSSETGSWESVFPPKITDKEICHKFIQNECQSGSHTPVKKQNDQSDSPNFLVKTTPCFIDAASLVDEEYVSLNILNQLEKRNIKIKANNTPLPSKPVPCSSIKGVDTSPVDWSESNDNDDSLEHPDNKEPDSIQKDLSPTIFEMTPITEDSLSGNDIHENKNTSGPNNCETDKATSVSTSTVYMGTTPHNSIMSLKATSLKNYESEESESDTIVMSRESLTNLRPNRYNESSSLSDGASVENTTSSKIGLQSSSPLIRRKVDNISITTEVCLNVENNSFPKSSKSVSASAWVVDMSLSPKVSEGNKSSRSSQNINVKKQSGRVYENLKNEPKSSSGDSCNKSKSSVDSDSSEKSGHIFYIDLTTLPDTPPEKQNIENSTEKKNIFSMYIDLGDKSTLKEMPSRLSSSLNVKKQPSGNSLKAAEKSKVPKTMSNEKSVSVRDKSHHTTTDQDPNASFIFEKYESLCNDPNISISEIIAIPDPSCLKSSEVCEVERERKTEKSHRRSSEKSFIPDIKEVIPEESTKNQATDLYVKLSDLDKPVQKSDNFEREILESRMTRSIPDNNWSEQNTARTSRSSEVISSFHSENALSLNRLFPHLKNEFSRSMPISLSGRTKSPLRQGVSSSVGEIDEPGSDMSEMSSVISSLCRSVIENSTTEDTSDTTSFIVNCQSRLGQDLLRMFLEEIAPDVIVEVSGKRIKAHKCILSSRCQYFAGILSGGWVESAGNVIVLPPFSFNVVHFALCHIYSGLSTIPDSISIVELATIADMLGLEGLKEAIMFTLKAKYCHHFHRPCQVCTAGVLECFPLSSVYGLDDLYRKCIKWITKYFTKVWPTKAFATLPKELLDKCYQEHIVNLTIDNLIETVFGCGVTVASLQNSRWAESVARMCRRLVNAAAHYAAPRLLAVLDLIYTAPNAPQSARQALDDCLAAAIEWAPPDETCRVYAFLSQLVKEIRNQQFSRPDLITNGSQNIKIPDPNNLLFTHATSWRLLCEGALVRAAPRVVDTQAFKDLPIDLRRRLRELGCIMYGSQAIPVITSPLQDRKSKSTYQSKSTKTIYSATTRSLDMEKVRNTFVPYKPKPIVMGSKDKLITSSEFRDIKKIASKVNMPKVRTTKAQEKRAKFNQTKTLTSQDRSINNKPGSARMFENTKPRYLGPRQNNEKEKKTATRKLVNKIVSSSESSRNSSPIQARNLRVSPMTNDQTYKHKAHAMSQDSLATSSRPRTAEPSTDSLSESQNSNKYATYTKTKHVSKGSSESVITKSQGLPPSSKSINLKTKIPVYFNQTCNGNKSNINAKAGQMSNNFAKNKTKVCDRKITGSLMNATKSSSAKIVPKVTKDMQGHSSKSGKQQKHNTKQASGNIQKREDHERELIPLMERSGTFLKDEPMFVDKTSNVDNSQ, encoded by the exons ATGCCGGACTCGAGGGTTAAGCCGGTGTCGGCTAGTGAATCCTCCGCATCAGACGAAGCATTGAAATTGGAACTTTACTTACAGAGGCAGCTTGAAGAGGATATAGCaag aatATTTGACGAATCAATTTATTCGGACCTAGAAGTGGTGTGTGGTAAACTAAAAATACTAACCCATACTTGTATACTAAAAGCacgtacaaataaattttatcaaaagcttGAAGCATTTTTGCATGTGAACATCGGTAAAGAAGCTTTTGATGAGATATATTCGTTTATAAG TGATGCTTATACCGAATGCGATATCACTACtcaagaaaaagaaatattaatttttctcaagagaaatatatttacaaaatataattttatcgatTCGCATAAATCAAAAGAAGAAATAGAGGATCTTGATGTATTTCTAACACCGAATTGTACAACTCCTTATACAGAGAAAAAATTTCAACAGATATCATCTCTAAGTCCCAGCACTGATTTAACTAAAGAATACTATGCGCTAGTGCACATCGAGGGAAATTTATTGGAACAGGAACTCATAGAACAAGACGCTTTATCAAATGCATttcaaactataataaaatcGCAAGATAGAGACAACAAAAAAGTGCCACAACGCAACAAACCAACTACATTGTCCTTGATTTCTAGTCATTCTCCCAAAATACTAAAACATTCCAATGATTGTGATATAAATAACACAACGTATGAACCTTTCGTAGTAAATAATTGTGAATATTCGGGAAAAAAACCaatttataatcaaaatttaaaagtttctgaaacattaaaaaacacgCTTCCTAACGAACCctcaattgaaaaaaatacagatCCAGCATATTCACCGGACAGTTTGATCACCGACGATCCAAGTTCTTCTTCGGATTATCTCTCTGCTGCATATGCTTATTCACCCGCTGTGGGATCATCTGGGTGCTTGACACAATTAAATGCTGGTGACGATAGTATCAAAATGGAGAATATATTTACTTCCTCCGATTCGGGCTTAGAAAATACGGGTTTACTAGAAAGCCTTAACAACCATAAAGATGTAACTTTAACAGATGTATCGTTATCTGAAAGCGCACGACATGACTTAACTATAGAAGAAGGATCAAGCCCAGAAGTTGACACAAACCAAATTCAAAGGATTCCAATAGTTCATACTATACCTTTGTCGATCTGTACAACACCTCAAGGTATAGAATATATTgatcttaaaaaaaatgcagaCACAAAATCAAATGACGTAGCTTGTAGTAAATCTTCTAAAGAACAAAAGCAACGACAAAATGAAGAAATTGTTATATTAGAATCTTCGTCGGTATCTTCAGAAACAGGATCCTGGGAATCCGTTTTTCCTCCAAAAATTACTGACAAAGAAATCTGtcataaatttatacaaaacgaATGTCAAAGTGGTAGTCATACCCccgttaaaaaacaaaatgatcAGTCTGATTCTCCAAACTTTTTAGTTAAGACTACACCTTGCTTTATCGATGCTGCTAGTTTGGTAGACGAAGAATATGTCTCattgaatatattaaatcaactgGAGaagagaaatattaaaattaaagccaACAATACACCCTTACCAAGTAAGCCGGTGCCTTGTTCGTCTATCAAGGGAGTCGATACTAGCCCAGTAGATTGGTCTGaaagtaatgataatgatgactcATTAGAACATCCTGACAACAAAGAACCTGATTCTATACAGAAAGACTTATCCCCAACTATATTTGAAATGACTCCTATAACCGAAGATTCTTTAAGTGGAAATGATATCCATGAAAACAAAAACACATCTGGACCTAATAATTGTGAAACTGACAAAGCTACATCTGTCTCAACAAGCACGGTATATATGGGAACTACGCCACACAACTCTATTATGTCATTAAAAGCGACATCACTAAAAAATTACGAATCTGAAGAAAGCGAAAGTGATACAATAGTTATGAGCAGAGAAAGTCTTACTAACTTGAGACCGAACAGGTACAACGAATCTTCTTCTCTATCAGATGGCGCGTCAGTCGAAAATACTACTTCTTCCAAAATAGGGTTACAAAGTAGTAGTCCCTTGATCCGACGAAAAGTAGATAACATCTCAATAACGACAGAAGTATGTTTGAATGTCGAAAATAATAGTTTTCCAAAATCGTCAAAATCAGTATCAGCATCTGCCTGGGTTGTTGATATGTCATTGAGTCCTAAAGTGTCAGAGGGTAATAAATCTAGCAGATCTAGCCAAAATATTAATGTCAAAAAACAGAGTGGCAGAgtgtatgaaaatttaaaaaatgaaccCAAGTCGAGTAGCGGCGATAGTtgcaataaaagtaaaagttcTGTGGATTCTGATAGCTCTGAGAAGTCTGGTCATATATTCTATATTGATTTGACTACTCTACCTGATACTCCAcctgaaaaacaaaatattgaaaatagtaccgaaaaaaagaatatattttccATGTATATAGATTTGGGTGATAAATCTACACTTAAAGAAATGCCATCACGACTATCATCTTCCCTCAATGTAAAAAAACAACCGAGTGGTAACTCTTTAAAAGCTGCTGAAAAATCTAAAGTTCCGAAAACGATGTCCAATGAAAAATCTGTGTCCGTCAGAGATAAATCTCATCACACTACAACGGATCAGGATCCGAAcgctagttttatttttgagaAATACGAATCATTATGCAATGATCCCAACATAAGTATATCTGAAATTATAGCGATTCCAGACCCTAGTTGTCTAAAGTCAAGTGAGGTATGTGAGGTTGAAAGAGAAAGAAAAACTGAAAAGTCACATCGACGAAGTAGTGAAAAATCTTTCATACCAGACATTAAAGAAGTAATTCCTGAAGAATCTACAAAAAATCAGGCGACAGACCTTTATGTTAAATTATCGGATTTAGATAAACCAGTCCAGAAATCAGACAATTTTGAGAGAGAAATTTTAGAGTCACGAATGACACGATCTATACCTGATAATAATTGGTCGGAACAAAATACAGCAAGGACATCTAGATCAAGTGAGGTTATCAGTTCATTCCACTCGGAAAATGCATTGAGCTTAAATAGACTTTTTCCGCATTTAAAGAACGAGTTCAGTAGAAGCATGCCTATATCATTATCTGGGCGAACAAAGTCACCACTGAGACAAGGTGTATCTTCGAGTGTAGGGGAAATAGATGAGCCAGGTTCAGATATGTCTGAAATGAGTAGCGTTATCAGTAGCCTGTGTCGTTCTGTTATAG agaACAGTACAACAGAAGATACAAGTGATACTACAAGTTTCATAGTAAATTGTCAGTCCCGATTAGGTCAAGATTTACTCCGCATGTTCTTAGAAGAAATAGCACCAGATGTTATAGTTGAAGTTTCCGGAAAGCGTATCAAAGCACACAAATGTATATTGTCTTCAAG gtGTCAGTATTTTGCTGGTATTTTAAGCGGTGGCTGGGTAGAAAGTGCTGGAAACGTCATTGTCCTACCGCC gtTCTCGTTTAACGTTGTTCATTTCGCATTGTGCCATATATATTCTGGTTTGTCGACTATCCCTGACTCGATAAGTATAGTAGAGTTAGCGACAATTGCAGACATGCTGGGACTCGAAGGATTGAAAGAAGCCATCATGTTCACTTTAAAAGCCAAATATTGTCATCATTTTCACAGG CCATGTCAAGTATGCACAGCAGGTGTGCTGGAATGCTTCCCACTATCATCGGTTTATGGATTAGACGATCTATACCGTAAATGTATAAAGTGGATTACGAAATATTTCACAAAAGTGTGGCCCACTAAAGCTTTCGCTACGTTGCCTAAAGAGTTACTGGACAAATGTTATCAAGAGCACATCGTTAATTTGACAATtgataatttaatcgaaactgTCTTTGGATGTGGTGTTACAG TCGCATCATTACAAAACAGTAGATGGGCGGAGAGTGTGGCGCGTATGTGTCGACGTCTTGTAAACGCTGCAGCCCATTACGCGGCCCCAAGACTATTGGCCGTACTAGATTTAATATACACAGCGCCCAATGCCCCACAGTCAGCCAGACAAGCTCTCGACGACTGCCTCGCCGCCGCCATCGAATGGGCCCCACCCGACGAAACGTGTCGCGTATACGCCTTCCTCTCCCAGTTGGTGAAAGAAATCAGAAACCAACAGTTCTCGAGACCGGATCTCATAACCAATGGCAGTCAGAACATAAAAATACCGGACCCGAACAATCTTCTCTTCACTCACGCCACCAGCTGGCGCTTGCTATGCGAAGGGGCACTAGTTAGAGCCGCACCTCGAGTCGTGGATACTCAGGCTTTCAAGGATTTACCCATAGATCTGCGAAGGCGGCTACGTGAACTCGGCTGTATAATGTACGGCTCGCAGGCTATTCCAGTAATCACTTCGCCTCTTCAAGACAGAAAAAGTAAAAGTACTTATCAAAGCAAATCTACGAAAACGATATATTCAGCTACAACTCGCAGCTTAGACATGGAGAAAGTACGGAACACGTTCGTACCGTATAAACCTAAACCGATAGTGATGGgatcaaaagataaattaattacCAGTTCTGAATTCCGAGATATTAAAAAGATTGCTAGTAAAGTAAATATGCCAAAAGTTAGAACGACGAAAGCTCAAGAAAAGCGCGCCAAATTTAATCAAACTAAAACATTAACATCTCAAGATCGTTCTATCAATAACAAACCTGGATCCGCTCGAATGTTTGAAAATACAAAACCGAGATATTTAGGACCGCGACAAAATAACGAAAAGGAGAAAAAGACAGCAACAAGGAAGCTAGTAAACAAGATAGTTTCGTCCAGTGAATCTTCGAGAAATTCGAGCCCGATACAAGCTCGAAACTTGAGGGTCAGTCCCATGACGAATGACCAAACATATAAACATAAAGCGCATGCTATGTCCCAAGATAGTCTAGCCACTTCTTCGCGACCACGTACTGCAGAACCCTCCACTGATTCTCTGAGCGAATCTCAAAACAGCAACAAATATGCTACatacacaaaaacaaaacatgTAAGCAAGGGGTCAAGCGAAT CAGTTATAACAAAGAGTCAGGGTCTTCCACCGTCCTCCAAAAGTATCAACCTTAAGACGAAAATTCCCGTCTACTTCAATCAGACTTGTAATGGTAACAAGTCGAATATCAATGCTAAAGCTGGGCAAATGAGTAATAATTTCGCTAAGAATAAGACAAAAGTCTGCGATCGAAAGATAACAGGATCTTTGATGAATGCCACGAAGTCTAGTTCAGCGAAGATTGTTCCAAAGGTAACTAAAGATATGCAAGGTCATTCTTCAAAATCCGGTAAACAGCAAAAGCATAATACGAAACAGGCAAGTGGTAATATCCAAAAACGAGAGGACCATGAAAGGGAACTAATTCCTTTAATGGAGAGGTCAGGTACCTTCTTAAAGGATGAGCCTATGTTCGTTGATAAAACTTCTAATGTAGATAATAGTCAGTAA